The Flammeovirgaceae bacterium genome contains a region encoding:
- a CDS encoding NAD(P)-binding domain-containing protein, with translation MKISVLGTGTVGNTIGSRLIELGHQVMMGSRSKSNEKVLAFVAKHKAGASAGTFQEAAAFGEVIFNCTKGDASIEAIKLAGENINEKIIIDVANPLDFSKGQPASLLPALSNTNSLGEEIQKTFPKAKVVKTLNTMWCGLMVNPNMVGRGDHTNFICGNDDEAKAKVKSLLKEFGWKEQNILDLGDITNARGMEAVLPIWLRVWATTKNGAFNFKVIS, from the coding sequence ATGAAAATCAGTGTACTCGGAACCGGAACCGTGGGTAACACCATTGGTTCACGATTAATCGAATTGGGGCACCAGGTGATGATGGGATCCAGAAGCAAATCCAACGAAAAGGTTTTGGCCTTTGTAGCGAAGCATAAGGCCGGAGCGAGCGCAGGTACATTTCAAGAAGCTGCTGCCTTTGGTGAAGTCATTTTCAACTGTACAAAAGGTGATGCTTCCATTGAAGCTATTAAGTTAGCCGGTGAGAACATCAATGAAAAAATTATCATTGACGTGGCTAACCCTCTCGACTTCAGCAAAGGTCAGCCAGCCAGTTTACTTCCAGCGCTATCGAATACGAATTCATTAGGCGAGGAAATCCAAAAAACATTCCCGAAAGCCAAAGTTGTAAAAACGCTTAATACCATGTGGTGTGGTTTGATGGTGAATCCGAACATGGTTGGCAGAGGTGACCATACAAATTTCATCTGTGGCAATGATGACGAGGCTAAGGCAAAAGTGAAATCACTCTTAAAAGAGTTTGGTTGGAAGGAGCAAAATATCCTTGATTTGGGAGATATTACCAATGCACGCGGTATGGAAGCAGTGCTCCCTATCTGGTTGCGCGTTTGGGCAACTACAAAAAATGGTGCCTTTAATTTTAAAGTTATAAGTTGA
- a CDS encoding SDR family oxidoreductase: protein MNNIPVKTILVTGANKGIGFEVVRQLAKLKHQVILTARDEANGNEAVDRLKDEGLDVHFLLLDVTDEASIKQAAQQVKKQFGKVDVLINNAAVLLREDRSLSDGTAEIFHKTMRTNVFGPVQMVRHFLSLIPSGGRIINTSSGGGSMTDPVGGWSPVYCVSKSSLNAITRHLAYELSSRDISVNAYCPGWVKTDMGGKSAPRTVEQGADTAVWLATAAINQTGKFFRDRQEIPW, encoded by the coding sequence TTGAACAACATCCCTGTGAAAACTATTCTAGTGACCGGTGCCAACAAGGGAATTGGCTTTGAAGTGGTACGGCAACTGGCTAAACTGAAGCACCAGGTAATTCTTACTGCGCGTGATGAGGCAAATGGCAACGAAGCGGTTGATCGGTTAAAAGACGAAGGGCTTGATGTGCATTTTCTTTTGTTGGATGTGACCGATGAAGCAAGCATCAAGCAAGCAGCGCAACAAGTGAAGAAGCAGTTCGGTAAAGTAGATGTGCTTATTAATAATGCGGCCGTGCTCCTTCGCGAAGACCGGTCCTTATCAGACGGAACAGCCGAAATTTTTCATAAAACCATGCGCACCAATGTGTTTGGTCCCGTACAGATGGTCCGGCATTTTCTATCATTAATTCCTTCTGGCGGAAGAATCATCAACACCTCCAGTGGTGGCGGCAGCATGACCGACCCCGTAGGCGGATGGTCGCCCGTGTATTGTGTCTCCAAATCATCACTCAATGCAATTACACGACACTTGGCTTATGAACTTTCATCACGGGATATTTCAGTAAATGCCTACTGCCCCGGCTGGGTTAAAACCGATATGGGCGGGAAGTCGGCACCACGCACGGTTGAACAAGGTGCTGATACGGCTGTGTGGCTGGCAACCGCAGCAATCAATCAAACTGGGAAATTTTTTCGCGATCGCCAGGAAATTCCGTGGTGA
- a CDS encoding ATP-binding protein has translation MFKRRQEFFKSGRNSFFLWGVRQSGKSTLLKERYGNALYFDLLLSDVYRRLLNNPEQFRESVLAANPHEPVIVDEIQKLPALLNEVHWLIENKKIQFILSGSTPRKILKQGVNLLGGRALRYQLYPLSFSEIPDFNLIKALNNGLLPRHYLAEDAGQLIDAYIGSYLEDEIVAETKIRNTETFSRFLNKAAFSNGEIINYTNIAADCGVSSPTIKEYFSILEDTLIGDFVPSFQKNPKRRTIAAPKFYFFDVGIVNTLLRRKSIEPGSVNFGFAFEHFIFHELKTYSQYSGKKFPIHYWRTSSQFEVDFVLGDHEVAVEVKSTDNVHLKHTKGLNAFSDEYKLKSRIIVSLDPLPRTIASGITVLPWREFLNRLWAGVII, from the coding sequence GTGTTCAAGAGGCGGCAAGAGTTCTTCAAATCGGGTAGAAACAGCTTTTTTTTATGGGGTGTGCGTCAATCGGGTAAAAGCACCCTCCTGAAAGAGCGGTACGGCAACGCTTTGTATTTCGATTTGCTGCTTAGCGATGTGTACCGCAGGCTGCTGAACAACCCCGAGCAATTCCGTGAAAGCGTTCTGGCAGCCAACCCGCACGAGCCCGTAATCGTGGATGAAATTCAGAAATTGCCCGCATTACTAAATGAAGTCCACTGGTTGATCGAAAACAAAAAGATCCAATTCATCTTATCCGGCTCTACTCCCCGCAAAATTTTGAAGCAAGGCGTAAACTTGCTGGGCGGCCGCGCGCTGCGGTATCAGTTGTATCCGCTGTCGTTCAGCGAGATTCCGGATTTTAATCTGATCAAAGCGCTCAATAACGGACTGCTGCCACGGCATTATCTGGCCGAAGATGCGGGTCAGTTGATAGACGCCTATATCGGCAGTTACCTGGAAGACGAGATCGTGGCTGAAACCAAAATCCGAAATACCGAAACGTTCTCCCGTTTTCTAAACAAAGCCGCTTTTTCAAATGGTGAAATCATCAACTACACCAACATTGCAGCAGACTGCGGAGTCAGCAGCCCCACCATCAAAGAGTACTTCAGTATTCTGGAGGACACACTGATTGGCGATTTTGTACCCTCGTTTCAAAAGAACCCGAAGCGCAGAACCATTGCCGCACCCAAATTCTATTTTTTCGATGTGGGTATTGTCAACACATTACTCAGGCGTAAATCGATTGAGCCGGGTAGCGTTAACTTCGGCTTTGCTTTTGAGCATTTTATTTTTCACGAGCTAAAAACCTACAGTCAGTATTCGGGCAAAAAATTTCCGATCCACTATTGGCGCACCTCATCTCAATTTGAAGTGGATTTCGTGCTGGGCGATCACGAGGTGGCGGTGGAAGTAAAATCTACTGATAATGTACACCTCAAACACACCAAAGGGCTAAATGCCTTTTCAGACGAATACAAACTGAAGAGCCGCATCATTGTAAGCCTTGACCCGTTGCCGCGTACGATTGCGTCCGGCATTACCGTTTTGCCCTGGCGCGAGTTTTTGAACCGACTCTGGGCGGGGGTAATTATTTGA
- a CDS encoding helix-turn-helix transcriptional regulator: MPDFIYDKKVYYNPVEFAMDRIGGTWKMPILWRLREKTLRYSDLKKDLPHITHKMLSSVLRSLENEGFITRKVYPVVPPKVEYSITPRGLKAIPIIEVIRKYGVDLMKEFGVKAKETEKK, translated from the coding sequence ATGCCCGATTTTATTTACGATAAGAAAGTTTACTACAACCCGGTAGAGTTTGCCATGGACCGCATTGGCGGCACCTGGAAGATGCCCATTTTGTGGCGCCTGCGCGAAAAGACCTTACGCTACAGCGATCTGAAAAAAGATTTGCCGCACATCACGCATAAAATGCTTTCAAGCGTGTTGCGTAGTTTGGAGAACGAGGGTTTTATTACGCGAAAAGTTTACCCGGTAGTACCGCCAAAAGTGGAATACTCCATTACCCCGCGGGGATTAAAGGCCATTCCCATCATTGAAGTAATCCGAAAGTATGGCGTTGACTTAATGAAGGAGTTTGGCGTGAAGGCGAAGGAGACTGAGAAAAAATAA
- a CDS encoding type 1 glutamine amidotransferase domain-containing protein — protein MEKVKERQSYVHFHGAPAKGKILMVASSPSVSKQTGWPIGFWAAELTHPLRVFQEAGYEVELVSTEGGKLEMDGFSNPTDASGYSAHDVISLGYLQQDWFNKMLANTRKLTEVKPADYAAIFLVGGQGPMYTFRGNKELEKLFVSFYEAGKPSAAVCHSTTLLLEAKKSNGELLVKGKTWTGFADAEEEFADKAVGMKIQPYRIEDEARKISGTNFKVAAPFSSYAIADGNLVTGQQQNSGAAAAEMVVELLGK, from the coding sequence ATGGAAAAGGTAAAAGAAAGACAGAGCTATGTGCACTTTCACGGTGCACCTGCCAAAGGAAAAATTTTAATGGTGGCGAGTTCGCCATCGGTATCCAAACAAACCGGCTGGCCCATCGGGTTCTGGGCGGCTGAGTTAACACACCCGCTGCGGGTGTTTCAGGAAGCAGGGTATGAAGTGGAGTTGGTATCCACCGAAGGCGGCAAACTGGAAATGGACGGGTTCTCTAATCCAACCGATGCCAGCGGCTACTCGGCACATGATGTAATTTCACTTGGTTACCTGCAGCAGGATTGGTTTAACAAAATGCTGGCCAACACCCGCAAACTTACTGAGGTAAAACCTGCTGACTATGCGGCCATCTTTTTAGTAGGTGGCCAGGGCCCGATGTACACCTTTCGCGGCAACAAGGAATTGGAAAAACTTTTTGTGTCATTTTATGAAGCTGGTAAACCCAGTGCAGCGGTTTGTCACAGCACAACACTGTTACTCGAAGCAAAAAAGTCAAACGGTGAATTGTTGGTGAAAGGCAAAACCTGGACAGGCTTTGCCGATGCCGAAGAGGAATTTGCCGACAAGGCCGTGGGCATGAAGATTCAACCTTATCGCATTGAAGACGAAGCGCGAAAAATTTCCGGCACCAACTTCAAAGTGGCTGCTCCCTTCTCATCGTATGCGATTGCCGATGGCAACCTGGTTACTGGTCAGCAACAAAATTCCGGGGCGGCTGCTGCCGAAATGGTGGTGGAGTTACTTGGCAAGTAA
- a CDS encoding DUF481 domain-containing protein: MKLIAFYLIVGLAGVPMCIPAVAQLNESDTASFQVRTGATGAWQKGNVDLLVLRARLELVSNSKRSLVFKSQNNSLYQQFSGFKADNDMYSRNYLYYHPFRKVYPFAMVYLQTNYRRQIDFRWFGGVGTTWQFVQKPATNLKVSASVIYEETDFRNQQFNEEFYNGNNTICLWRATAYLAGWHRLLNNRLRLFYTAYWQPGLDEVTNNRAQLDAGLDFPVWRGLSFLLQYNFYYEQIVAASVKQHDRILTFGISCQFKK; encoded by the coding sequence ATGAAGCTGATTGCTTTTTATTTAATCGTAGGATTAGCAGGAGTGCCTATGTGCATCCCTGCTGTTGCACAATTGAATGAGAGCGATACAGCCAGTTTTCAAGTGCGTACAGGTGCAACCGGTGCATGGCAAAAAGGAAATGTCGATTTACTTGTGTTGCGTGCCCGGTTGGAATTGGTTTCCAACAGTAAGCGGAGTTTGGTTTTCAAATCCCAAAACAACAGCCTTTACCAGCAGTTTAGCGGCTTTAAAGCCGACAACGACATGTATAGCCGCAACTATCTTTATTACCATCCTTTTCGCAAGGTGTATCCATTCGCGATGGTTTATCTGCAAACGAACTATCGCAGGCAAATTGATTTTCGGTGGTTTGGTGGTGTGGGTACTACATGGCAGTTTGTACAAAAGCCTGCAACAAATCTGAAAGTATCGGCCAGTGTTATCTATGAAGAGACTGACTTTAGAAATCAACAATTCAACGAAGAGTTTTATAACGGAAACAACACCATCTGCCTCTGGCGGGCTACGGCTTACCTGGCTGGCTGGCACCGGTTGTTGAATAACCGACTAAGACTTTTTTACACGGCCTATTGGCAACCGGGTTTGGATGAAGTAACGAACAACCGTGCACAACTGGATGCGGGTTTGGACTTTCCCGTATGGAGAGGATTGAGTTTTTTATTGCAATACAATTTCTATTACGAGCAGATCGTGGCCGCATCAGTTAAACAACACGACCGCATCCTTACATTCGGTATCAGCTGTCAATTCAAAAAATAA
- a CDS encoding hydrogenase: MIIKRNFNPVRVIGYVRSEIVFSLLTGVVVWALYRYGISQVALPFSVAAILGSALAIFIAFRNNSAYGRWWEARTLWGGIVNSSRVLARLIITFTDSHAHQPNYDAARSVSFKKQMIYLCIAWVHALRLHLRGQEDWDALKPFVSDEDFSALRQSQHKPNFLHLLTGRKIYAAMGNGTLGGFDSFQMEGQLLALANYQGGCERIKNTPLLRQYDYFTRLFLYAFMLLLPLTLIGDFSRLGIDYLMLPVSLIISFVFAILAKVGEVNEDPFENRITDVPLSALCNTIERDLKEMLGEKNLPPAVKPENGFIY; encoded by the coding sequence ATGATTATCAAACGAAATTTTAACCCGGTACGCGTAATCGGCTATGTAAGAAGTGAAATTGTTTTTTCACTTCTTACCGGTGTAGTAGTGTGGGCATTGTATCGCTACGGCATTAGTCAGGTGGCATTGCCTTTTTCGGTAGCGGCCATTTTGGGCAGTGCGTTGGCCATCTTCATTGCTTTTCGCAACAACAGCGCCTACGGAAGGTGGTGGGAAGCGCGCACCTTGTGGGGCGGCATTGTAAACTCCAGCCGGGTATTGGCGCGCCTCATCATTACGTTTACCGATAGCCACGCACACCAACCAAACTACGATGCTGCACGCAGCGTATCGTTTAAGAAGCAAATGATTTACCTGTGCATTGCCTGGGTGCATGCCTTGCGATTGCATTTACGCGGGCAGGAAGATTGGGATGCGCTGAAGCCCTTCGTGAGTGATGAAGATTTTAGTGCACTCAGGCAAAGTCAGCATAAGCCAAATTTCCTGCACTTGCTTACGGGCCGAAAAATTTATGCCGCCATGGGCAATGGTACGCTGGGCGGATTTGATTCTTTTCAGATGGAAGGACAGTTGCTGGCGCTGGCCAATTACCAGGGTGGGTGTGAGCGCATCAAAAATACCCCGCTGTTGCGGCAGTACGATTATTTTACGCGACTGTTTTTATATGCCTTTATGCTGTTGCTGCCGCTTACCTTGATTGGCGATTTCAGTCGCCTGGGTATCGATTACCTCATGCTGCCCGTATCGCTTATTATTTCATTTGTGTTTGCCATACTGGCCAAAGTGGGCGAGGTAAATGAAGATCCGTTTGAAAACCGGATTACCGATGTGCCCCTAAGTGCCCTGTGCAATACGATTGAACGCGACTTGAAAGAAATGCTGGGAGAGAAGAACTTACCGCCTGCGGTTAAACCAGAAAATGGATTTATATATTAG
- a CDS encoding NAD(P)-binding domain-containing protein yields MKIAIIGTGNVGGALATAWAKAGHTIFLGVQNTSDFKGKELLKNANTSVHPVQAAVREAEVIVVATPAPVAAAVAQSLGDTTGKVIIDAMNVVMGRGPAGFSNTADAILANTATRDVVKSFNTTGFNNMKNPTYGNMAIDMFMAGDSEKGKKIVHHLALDAGFAECYDVGGNDKFQLMEQFAFFWINLAMMRGQGREIGFKLLKR; encoded by the coding sequence ATGAAAATCGCCATCATCGGAACCGGTAACGTAGGCGGGGCGTTGGCCACGGCCTGGGCAAAAGCCGGACATACTATTTTTTTGGGTGTTCAAAACACCAGCGACTTTAAAGGAAAGGAACTGCTTAAAAATGCGAATACCAGCGTTCATCCGGTACAAGCTGCTGTGCGCGAAGCGGAAGTTATAGTAGTAGCCACACCTGCACCGGTGGCAGCAGCGGTAGCCCAATCGTTGGGGGATACAACAGGCAAAGTAATCATCGATGCCATGAACGTGGTGATGGGCCGTGGCCCGGCAGGATTCTCCAACACAGCTGATGCCATCTTAGCAAACACCGCTACGCGCGATGTGGTGAAGAGCTTTAATACTACCGGTTTCAATAACATGAAAAACCCAACGTACGGGAACATGGCCATCGACATGTTTATGGCTGGCGATAGCGAAAAAGGAAAGAAGATTGTACATCATCTGGCGTTGGATGCTGGCTTTGCCGAGTGCTACGATGTGGGCGGCAACGATAAATTTCAATTGATGGAGCAGTTCGCCTTTTTCTGGATTAACCTGGCCATGATGCGCGGGCAGGGGCGGGAAATTGGTTTTAAACTGCTGAAGCGCTAG
- a CDS encoding pirin family protein, whose amino-acid sequence MKTVLHKANTRGHANHGWLDTSHTFSFAHYYNPQRMHFGALRVLNDDFVEGGMGFGRHPHDNMEIVSIPLSGDLEHKDSMGNVAVIRQNDVQIMSAGTGVYHSEYNKNKDKKVNFLQIWVFPKVRNIDPRYDQLTFKPEDRINKLQQIVSPLKEDKGIWINQDAWFHLGTLKKGFETTYQIKKEGNGLYAFVIEGDVTINSQSLNKRDGFGVWETQAIKILADSDAELLLIEVPMN is encoded by the coding sequence ATGAAAACCGTTTTGCACAAAGCCAATACCCGTGGCCATGCCAACCATGGCTGGCTTGATACCAGTCATACATTCAGTTTTGCTCATTATTATAATCCGCAGCGCATGCATTTTGGCGCTCTGCGCGTTTTAAACGATGATTTTGTGGAGGGAGGCATGGGCTTTGGCCGTCATCCACACGATAACATGGAGATTGTTTCAATACCGCTTTCGGGCGACCTGGAGCATAAAGACAGCATGGGCAATGTGGCCGTTATCCGACAAAACGATGTGCAGATAATGAGTGCCGGAACGGGCGTGTACCACAGCGAATACAATAAGAATAAGGATAAGAAAGTAAACTTTCTTCAAATCTGGGTTTTCCCGAAGGTGCGCAACATTGACCCGCGATACGACCAGCTTACCTTCAAGCCGGAAGACCGCATCAACAAACTCCAGCAAATTGTAAGTCCGTTAAAAGAGGACAAAGGTATATGGATTAACCAGGATGCATGGTTCCATTTAGGAACACTGAAGAAAGGGTTCGAAACAACGTATCAAATTAAAAAGGAAGGAAATGGCTTGTATGCCTTTGTTATTGAGGGTGATGTAACAATTAACAGTCAATCGCTGAACAAGCGTGATGGGTTCGGTGTTTGGGAAACACAGGCCATTAAGATTTTAGCAGATAGTGATGCCGAACTATTATTAATTGAAGTGCCAATGAACTAA
- a CDS encoding pirin family protein yields MKHRSVSRLLYAHMVDMGGFPVRQPLPTNQVDQIDPFLLLHHADVKAPTQVDPDDAGIGPHPHRGFSPVTFIFKGGVHHRDSRGNDSTIYAGGAQWMNAGMGIIHSERPPHDIHEIGGRQEIIQLWINTPAKNKMDQPMYFAIKAEEVPSFRSDDGNVKVNVFAGDISGTKGPAPSQTAVNAATLEFTKGGTVSIPLPANHNALIYLLDGKLSVEGFGLVEGLHVVHFKNDGDGIAATALEDTRVLLLSGEPLNEKVVSYGPFVMNTQTQILEAMRDYQMGKMGVLIEE; encoded by the coding sequence ATGAAACACAGATCTGTAAGTCGTTTACTTTATGCCCACATGGTCGATATGGGCGGCTTCCCGGTAAGGCAACCGCTGCCAACCAATCAGGTGGATCAGATTGATCCCTTTTTGCTCTTGCATCATGCCGATGTAAAGGCGCCAACCCAGGTTGATCCGGATGATGCCGGTATCGGTCCGCATCCACACCGTGGATTTTCACCTGTCACCTTTATTTTCAAAGGGGGGGTTCATCATCGCGACAGCCGCGGAAATGACAGTACCATTTATGCCGGTGGTGCCCAGTGGATGAATGCAGGTATGGGCATTATTCACAGCGAACGCCCTCCGCACGATATCCATGAAATCGGGGGAAGACAGGAGATTATTCAATTATGGATAAACACACCGGCAAAGAACAAAATGGATCAACCGATGTATTTCGCCATCAAAGCAGAAGAAGTTCCTTCATTTCGCAGTGATGATGGTAACGTGAAGGTCAACGTTTTTGCCGGTGATATTTCGGGTACGAAAGGCCCGGCACCTTCGCAAACTGCGGTTAATGCGGCCACGCTTGAGTTTACAAAAGGAGGGACTGTATCAATTCCACTGCCGGCAAATCACAACGCGCTCATCTATTTGCTGGATGGTAAATTGTCTGTTGAAGGTTTTGGATTAGTCGAAGGCTTACACGTGGTTCATTTTAAGAATGATGGAGATGGAATAGCGGCTACTGCTTTGGAAGATACCCGCGTGCTGCTGTTAAGCGGAGAGCCGTTGAACGAAAAGGTGGTATCGTATGGCCCGTTTGTGATGAACACTCAAACACAAATATTGGAAGCCATGCGCGATTACCAGATGGGTAAAATGGGTGTATTGATTGAAGAATGA
- a CDS encoding nitroreductase family protein has translation METQIVQKATSTEFDAPLLEVIRQRRSLRAFADKPVEAEKIRSLFEAARWAPSSVNEQPWRYIYATQDQPELWNRIFETLNEGNRVWVKRSPLLIVSFTLRNFSRNDRPNASAVYDLGAANAFLSLQATALGLTVHQMGGFDKEKARIALRIPDAFEMGVILAVGYPGNPDELPEPLRQRELTPRVRNVQAEFVRNDSIQ, from the coding sequence ATGGAAACACAGATCGTACAGAAAGCAACATCAACAGAATTTGATGCGCCCCTGCTGGAAGTTATCCGGCAACGGAGAAGCCTGCGGGCATTTGCCGATAAACCGGTTGAAGCAGAAAAAATTAGGAGCCTGTTTGAAGCGGCACGCTGGGCGCCATCCAGCGTAAACGAGCAACCCTGGCGGTATATTTATGCCACACAGGACCAGCCGGAACTTTGGAACAGAATTTTCGAAACCCTCAATGAAGGAAATCGGGTGTGGGTTAAACGGTCCCCGTTGCTGATCGTGAGTTTCACGCTGAGGAACTTTTCTAGAAACGACAGACCCAATGCATCGGCTGTATATGATTTAGGTGCGGCCAATGCATTCCTTTCTTTGCAGGCAACCGCTTTAGGGTTAACCGTCCATCAGATGGGCGGGTTTGATAAAGAAAAAGCCAGAATTGCTCTCCGCATACCCGATGCATTTGAAATGGGTGTTATCCTGGCGGTTGGTTATCCCGGCAATCCTGACGAACTTCCGGAGCCGCTTAGGCAGCGGGAACTGACCCCCCGTGTACGGAATGTGCAGGCCGAGTTTGTCAGGAATGATTCTATTCAGTAA
- a CDS encoding OsmC family protein, whose translation MQTAVAIIGTDVYKTELTARTHTVIADEPVDVGGKDLGPRPGDFVRMGLASCTAITLRMYANRKNMDVRQIKVSVSNGAFDGKTSYKTEIEITGNVSDDQKQRLMQIAKLCPVHKVLTNPIEIDTSLLVVGF comes from the coding sequence ATTCAAACTGCTGTAGCCATCATCGGCACTGATGTTTACAAAACCGAACTCACTGCGCGCACTCACACTGTCATAGCCGATGAACCTGTTGATGTGGGCGGCAAAGACCTGGGCCCGCGTCCGGGCGATTTTGTACGAATGGGCCTGGCCTCCTGCACGGCCATCACACTGCGAATGTATGCCAACCGCAAGAATATGGATGTCCGCCAAATCAAGGTAAGCGTTTCAAACGGTGCATTCGATGGGAAGACGAGTTACAAAACTGAAATTGAAATAACAGGCAATGTGAGTGACGATCAAAAACAACGACTTATGCAAATTGCCAAACTTTGCCCGGTACATAAGGTATTAACTAATCCGATTGAAATTGATACATCGTTGTTAGTTGTAGGTTTTTAG
- a CDS encoding (4Fe-4S)-binding protein: MKDITKKYTNGEVTIVWKPDLCIHSTICFKGLPAVFDPKKRPWVTPEGSTTEKIIEQVKKCPSGALSYYLNRDAAEEKVRVEAETIVEPTPNGPLMVYGNVVVKDSKGTLTKKNNATAFCRCGASNNKPFCDGSHRKIGFVG, encoded by the coding sequence ATGAAAGACATCACAAAAAAATACACCAATGGCGAAGTAACCATTGTATGGAAGCCCGACCTGTGCATCCACTCCACCATCTGCTTTAAAGGCCTTCCTGCTGTGTTTGATCCGAAAAAGCGGCCGTGGGTTACCCCGGAGGGGTCAACTACAGAAAAGATTATAGAGCAGGTAAAAAAATGCCCCTCGGGTGCGCTAAGCTATTACCTGAACCGCGATGCTGCTGAAGAAAAAGTTAGGGTGGAAGCCGAAACCATTGTGGAGCCAACACCCAACGGTCCGTTAATGGTGTATGGCAACGTGGTGGTAAAGGACAGCAAAGGAACGCTTACCAAAAAGAACAATGCCACCGCGTTCTGCCGCTGCGGAGCTTCCAACAACAAACCCTTCTGTGACGGCTCGCATCGGAAAATTGGGTTTGTGGGGTGA
- a CDS encoding M1 family metallopeptidase — MKNLVILIVLLAPVVQAQNLKSGGKLKPEQAIMDIRHYTITLDVDPVSQSISGYTEIRMIYSEQPSIILLDFWHGLKVTDVLVNGKKSSFEHTGADLIKITPENLKGPTINNTVRVYYAGKPAIAERAPWTGGFQWEKDSNGNPWIAITCQGEGGKIFFPCKDHPSDEPNEGADLIITVPKGLTAAGPGVLVKQTTKGNKTTFHWKTRYTISNYCLVFNVGKFKKVSRQYTTVAGNKVPMDYYVLEENESKAMHLLDLMAEACRILENYFGEYPWVKEKIGLCETPHLGMEHQSLIAYGNKYRYEKVNGHDFDWLLVHEFGHEWWANKVTNRDWAHMWIQEGICTYADALHIREIGGEEAYKKRMQRTAFQTQNLLPIVQGEEVESDQAYHGDIYGKGAFFMHSLRYIMGDGIFFPTLKKLATDPQFTYDNTVTTDDVEKLFSTAYGKSLKPVFDLWLRTPNKLEIGLKQTGESTYLIKLNNLDFDLPVEIVTDAGKQTITLNKKAQQLSSKTLPVIDPEVYYLKKVVIE, encoded by the coding sequence ATGAAAAACCTTGTTATTCTAATTGTTCTACTTGCTCCTGTTGTCCAGGCACAAAACCTGAAATCAGGTGGTAAACTAAAGCCTGAACAGGCCATTATGGACATCCGGCATTATACTATCACACTGGATGTTGACCCGGTCAGCCAATCCATTTCAGGCTACACCGAAATCCGGATGATTTATTCGGAACAACCCAGCATCATCCTCCTCGACTTCTGGCATGGATTAAAGGTTACCGATGTATTGGTTAACGGTAAAAAAAGTTCCTTTGAGCACACCGGAGCTGATCTGATAAAGATTACACCTGAAAATCTGAAAGGACCAACAATCAACAATACGGTGCGTGTTTATTACGCAGGCAAACCCGCCATTGCCGAGCGTGCCCCGTGGACGGGCGGATTTCAATGGGAAAAAGACAGCAACGGAAACCCCTGGATTGCCATTACCTGCCAGGGGGAAGGAGGAAAAATTTTCTTTCCGTGTAAAGATCATCCCAGCGATGAACCCAACGAAGGTGCCGACCTGATCATTACTGTACCGAAAGGATTAACGGCTGCCGGCCCGGGAGTGCTGGTGAAGCAAACCACAAAAGGAAATAAAACTACATTTCACTGGAAAACCCGCTACACCATCAGCAACTACTGCCTGGTTTTTAATGTAGGCAAGTTTAAAAAAGTCAGTCGCCAGTACACTACGGTTGCCGGCAACAAAGTGCCCATGGATTACTATGTATTGGAAGAAAACGAAAGCAAGGCTATGCACCTTTTGGATTTGATGGCAGAGGCCTGCCGTATTCTTGAAAACTATTTTGGCGAATATCCATGGGTAAAGGAAAAAATCGGTTTGTGCGAAACCCCACACCTGGGCATGGAACACCAATCGCTTATTGCGTATGGCAACAAATACCGCTACGAAAAAGTGAATGGGCACGATTTCGACTGGCTGCTGGTACATGAGTTCGGGCATGAGTGGTGGGCCAACAAAGTTACCAACCGCGATTGGGCCCACATGTGGATACAGGAAGGCATTTGCACATATGCCGATGCGCTGCACATCCGCGAAATCGGTGGCGAAGAAGCGTACAAAAAACGCATGCAACGCACCGCCTTCCAAACCCAAAACCTGTTACCGATTGTTCAGGGCGAAGAAGTGGAATCCGACCAGGCATACCATGGTGATATTTATGGTAAGGGTGCTTTCTTCATGCACTCCCTTCGTTACATCATGGGCGATGGTATTTTCTTCCCCACTCTTAAAAAACTGGCCACCGATCCGCAATTCACCTACGACAATACCGTAACCACCGATGATGTGGAAAAACTTTTCAGCACCGCTTACGGCAAGAGCCTGAAGCCGGTATTTGATTTATGGTTACGTACACCTAATAAACTTGAAATAGGGCTGAAGCAAACCGGTGAAAGCACTTACCTGATAAAACTTAATAATCTTGATTTTGATTTACCGGTTGAAATAGTAACCGATGCCGGCAAGCAGACCATTACGCTAAACAAGAAAGCACAGCAACTTAGCAGCAAAACCCTGCCGGTAATTGACCCGGAGGTCTATTATTTAAAGAAGGTAGTGATTGAATAA